The Mycobacterium paragordonae genome includes a region encoding these proteins:
- a CDS encoding DUF5994 family protein, which yields MQRPTRLEIKPFRPITEHVDGAWWPRSRRLVDELPDLITSLADELGPIAMVGYHRTSWDSAPPVLEVGGRTIELLAFSGDEPASIILIGQDGHHLSLQVIPPDSTDQSGAQALQEARSGTDEDVNAASRSLVARSVDDVAEKLAQHEGRGDQQRTAALRPRIRQWCEDAAQQFVDAPVQTFVPILVEHIVRGRLMELRAASAY from the coding sequence ATGCAACGCCCAACCCGGTTGGAAATCAAGCCTTTTCGGCCAATCACTGAACACGTCGACGGGGCCTGGTGGCCGCGTTCCAGGCGACTGGTCGACGAACTGCCCGACCTTATTACGTCGTTGGCCGACGAACTGGGGCCGATCGCCATGGTGGGCTACCACCGCACCAGCTGGGACAGCGCTCCCCCGGTACTCGAGGTCGGTGGACGCACCATCGAACTGCTGGCCTTCAGCGGCGACGAGCCGGCCAGCATCATCCTGATCGGGCAGGACGGGCACCACCTGAGCCTGCAGGTCATCCCGCCCGACTCCACCGACCAGAGCGGTGCGCAGGCTTTGCAGGAAGCCCGCTCGGGCACCGACGAAGACGTCAACGCCGCGAGCCGGTCCCTGGTCGCGCGATCGGTGGACGACGTGGCCGAAAAGCTGGCCCAGCACGAAGGCCGCGGCGACCAGCAACGCACGGCGGCGCTGCGCCCGCGGATCAGGCAGTGGTGCGAAGACGCGGCTCAACAGTTCGTCGATGCGCCGGTGCAGACGTTCGTTCCGATTCTGGTCGAGCACATCGTGCGCGGCCGGTTGATGGAGTTGCGTGCAGCGTCGGCGTACTAG